In Nostoc piscinale CENA21, the genomic stretch CTGCTTATACTAATACCAGTCATTAACTAAGGCTTGCCGTCGGCTAACAAAATTATGTTGAAGACGATAAAAATAGAAAATTTTCGTGTTTGCCTAGTATATCTGATATACCTGAACAACTCCCAGATACAGGACTTATACACACCATAGAAGATGGCATTAAATTTGGTATTTGGATTATGCCAGATAATCAAATAAGTGGTATGTTGGAAACGTTTTTAGCTTGTTTGATTAAATATGAAGATGAATCAATTTGGCAATATGCTCAGGAACAGAAGTGTTGAATGTTAAGAAAAACCCGATAGAAATCGCCCAAAGTTTGGTAAAATTTGGGCGATAAACATAAATATATCTGTTTGATAGTGATTATAAATAGATTTCCTAAAATTGTCAAAGATATCCTGAGCCAACTGCCAAAAAATGATTATCCAGTCTTGAACAGCCGTCTGTTTGTCGAGTGCTGGCTATCTTATGTATTGGACAACAGCTTAACAAGTATGCGAGATGTGTTTAAGCGGTTAAATAATACAGGATATCCCGTAGATATTTCGACTTTCTCAAAAGCTAATTTGCATCGAAGTCAACAACCATTTCAAGAAATTTATGAAAAATTAAATAAGTTAGTCCAACAGGTAAATAACAAAAATTACACG encodes the following:
- a CDS encoding DUF3226 domain-containing protein; the encoded protein is MPSISDIPEQLPDTGLIHTIEDGIKFGIWIMPDNQISGMLETFLACLIKYEDESIWQYAQEQKC